In Bombus affinis isolate iyBomAffi1 chromosome 8, iyBomAffi1.2, whole genome shotgun sequence, the following proteins share a genomic window:
- the LOC126919564 gene encoding protein farnesyltransferase/geranylgeranyltransferase type-1 subunit alpha isoform X1 yields MMESSDESSEETSWVLYRDREEWRDVVPVPQDDGPNPIVSIAYSEKFRDSYDYFRAILKSGEKSERALALTEDCIYLNPANYTVWQYRREILRALGKELRDELKSTNILTEYNSKNYQVWHHRKLIVEWLQDASGELEFTENILKIDAKNYHVWQHRQWCIKTFNLFDKELEYTEHLLNEDVRNNSAWNQRYFVINNTTKFEQDIIDREIDYALDKIELVKGNESAWNYLRGILMHDSNGLAYNEKVRQKCEDLYNAGCRVNHLLACIIDICQEKPITDESPDSIFHINNALKLCKELSEKHDTIRRRYWDFFGQQLLDKMKSESIST; encoded by the exons atgatggaaAGCTCTGACGAAAGTTCCGAAGAGACAAGTTGGGTATTATACAGAGATCGTGAAGAATGGAGAGATGTGGTTCCTGTACCGCAGGATGACGGCCCTAATCCTATTGTCTCAATTGCTTATTCTGAGAAAT TTAGGGACTCGTATGACTATTTCCGGGCTATCTTAAAATCTGGTGAAAAGTCGGAGCGTGCACTAGCTTTAACAGAAGATTGTATCTACCTTAATCCTGCAAATTATACAGTATGGCAATACAGGAGGGAGATACTTAGAGCTCTCGGCAAAGAATTGCGAGATGAATTAAAATCTACTAATATACTAACGGAATATAATTCTAAGAACTATCAAGTGTGGCATCATAGGAAACTTATTGTTGAATGGCTTCAAGATGCTAGTGGGGAACTagaatttacagaaaatattttaaaaattgatgCAAAGAATTATCATGTTTGGCAGCATCGTCAATGGTGTATAAAAACATTTAA TTTATTTGATAAAGAGTTGGAATATACAGAACATTTATTGAACGAAGATGTTCGTAATAATTCTGCTTGGAatcaacgttattttgtaataaataacACAACTAAGTTTGAACAAGATATAATTGACAGAGAAATTGATTATGCCTTAGATAAAATAGAATTAGTTAAAGGCAATGAAAGTGCTTGGAATTACCTTCGAGG TATTTTGATGCATGATAGCAATGGTTTGGCTTATAATGAAAAAGTAAGACAGAAATGTGAAGACCTGTATAATGCTGGCTGCCGTGTTAATCATTTATTGGCCTGTATTATAGACATTTGTCAAGAAAAACCAATAACAGATGAGTCACCAGATTCAATATTTCATATTAATAATGCTCTTAAg CTATGTAAAGAATTATCTGAGAAACATGATACAATAAGAAGGAGATATTGGGATTTTTTTGGACAACAATTATTGGATAAAATGAAGTCAGAGTCTATAAGTACATag
- the LOC126919564 gene encoding protein farnesyltransferase/geranylgeranyltransferase type-1 subunit alpha isoform X2, with protein sequence MDSYDYFRAILKSGEKSERALALTEDCIYLNPANYTVWQYRREILRALGKELRDELKSTNILTEYNSKNYQVWHHRKLIVEWLQDASGELEFTENILKIDAKNYHVWQHRQWCIKTFNLFDKELEYTEHLLNEDVRNNSAWNQRYFVINNTTKFEQDIIDREIDYALDKIELVKGNESAWNYLRGILMHDSNGLAYNEKVRQKCEDLYNAGCRVNHLLACIIDICQEKPITDESPDSIFHINNALKLCKELSEKHDTIRRRYWDFFGQQLLDKMKSESIST encoded by the exons AT GGACTCGTATGACTATTTCCGGGCTATCTTAAAATCTGGTGAAAAGTCGGAGCGTGCACTAGCTTTAACAGAAGATTGTATCTACCTTAATCCTGCAAATTATACAGTATGGCAATACAGGAGGGAGATACTTAGAGCTCTCGGCAAAGAATTGCGAGATGAATTAAAATCTACTAATATACTAACGGAATATAATTCTAAGAACTATCAAGTGTGGCATCATAGGAAACTTATTGTTGAATGGCTTCAAGATGCTAGTGGGGAACTagaatttacagaaaatattttaaaaattgatgCAAAGAATTATCATGTTTGGCAGCATCGTCAATGGTGTATAAAAACATTTAA TTTATTTGATAAAGAGTTGGAATATACAGAACATTTATTGAACGAAGATGTTCGTAATAATTCTGCTTGGAatcaacgttattttgtaataaataacACAACTAAGTTTGAACAAGATATAATTGACAGAGAAATTGATTATGCCTTAGATAAAATAGAATTAGTTAAAGGCAATGAAAGTGCTTGGAATTACCTTCGAGG TATTTTGATGCATGATAGCAATGGTTTGGCTTATAATGAAAAAGTAAGACAGAAATGTGAAGACCTGTATAATGCTGGCTGCCGTGTTAATCATTTATTGGCCTGTATTATAGACATTTGTCAAGAAAAACCAATAACAGATGAGTCACCAGATTCAATATTTCATATTAATAATGCTCTTAAg CTATGTAAAGAATTATCTGAGAAACATGATACAATAAGAAGGAGATATTGGGATTTTTTTGGACAACAATTATTGGATAAAATGAAGTCAGAGTCTATAAGTACATag
- the LOC126919554 gene encoding heat shock 70 kDa protein cognate 5, whose translation MLTAARLLTRSCSNITYDITRKQQFSTIVKNAAVPALAVPQRFTDLQQYRYKSEGVKGAVIGIDLGTTFSCVAVMEGKQAKVIENAEGSRTTPSYVAFTKDDERLVGMPAKRQAVTNSANTFYATKRLIGRKFDDPEVKKDMKTVSYKIVRASNGDAWVQGGDGKLYSPSQIGAFVLIKMKETAESYLSTPVKNAVITVPAYFNDSQRQATKDAGQISGLNVLRVINEPTAAALAYGMDKTEDKIIAVYDLGGGTFDISILEIQKGVFEVKSTNGDTFLGGEDFDNALVNYLVSEFKKEQGIDITKDTMAMQRLKEAAEKAKIELSSSLQTDINLPYLTMDSSGPKHLNLKLSRSKFESLVADLIKRTIQPCQKALSDAEVTKSDIGEVLLVGGMTRVPKVQQTVQDIFGRQPSKAVNPDEAVAVGAAVQGGVLAGDVTDVLLLDVTPLSLGIETLGGVFTRLISRNTTIPTKKSQVFSTAADGQTQVEIKVHQGEREMASDNKLLGQFTLVGIPPAPRGVPQIEVTFDIDANGIVHVSARDKGTGKEQQIVIQSSGGLSKDEIENMVKNAEQYAKQDKIKKERVEAVNQAEGIIHDTESKLEEFKAQLPQDECDKLRELVAKMRETLAKKDDTEPEEIKRQTNELQQASLKLFEMAYKKMAAEREGQSQNQHQQQEDGPEKKEEKN comes from the exons ATGTTGACCGCTGCAAGATTGTTAACTCGTAGTTGTAGCAATATAACCTACGACATTACTAGAAAACAACAATTCAGTACAATTGTTAAAAAT GCTGCGGTTCCTGCATTGGCGGTACCCCAACGATTTACAGATCTGCAACAATATAGATACAA ATCCGAAGGCGTGAAAGGTGCAGTTATTGGCATTGATCTTGGAACAACATTTTCATGTGTAGCAGTTATGGAAGGAAAACAAGCCAAAGTTATAGAAAATGCAGAAGGATCAAGAACAACTCCATCTTATGTAGCATTTACTAAAG ATGATGAACGTTTAGTTGGTATGCCAGCTAAACGTCAGGCAGTTACAAATTCAGCAAACACATTTTATGCTACAAAACGATTAATTGGACGAAAATTCGACGATCCTGAAGTCAAAAAggatat GAAAACTGTGTCTTATAAAATTGTTCGAGCTTCTAATGGAGATGCATGGGTACAAGGAGGTGATGGTAAACTATATTCCCCTAGTCAAATTGGTGCATTTGTACTCATAAAGATGAAGGAAACTGCAGAATCGTATTTAAGTACACCAGTAAAAAATGCTGTAATTACTGTTCCTGCGTATTTCAATGATTCCCAAAGACAAGCTACCAAGGATGCTGGTCAAATTTCGGGGCTTAATGTACTTAGGGTAATTAATGAACCAACAGCAGCTGCCCTTGCATATGGCATGGATAAAACAGAAGATAAAAT TATTGCAGTGTACGATTTAGGAGGTGGTACTtttgatatttcaattttggaAATCCAAAAAGGAGTCTTTGAGGTTAAATCCACAAATGGAGACACCTTTTTAGGAGGTGAAGACTTTGATAACGCATTAGTTAATTATCTTGTGTCAGAATTTAAAAAAGAG CAAGGCATAGATATAACTAAAGACACAATGGCAATGCAAAGGTTAAAGGAAGCAGCTGAGAAGGCAAAGATTGAATTGTCTAGTTCTTTACAAACTGATATAAATTTACCTTATTTAACTATGGACTCTAGTGGGCCAAAACATTTAAACCTCAAGCTTTCAAGAAGTAAATTCGAAAGTCTTGTTGCTGATTTAATTAAACGTACTATTCAGCCATGTCAAAAAGCACTTTCTGATGCTGAAGTAACGAAGTCTGACATTGGTGAAGTATTATTAGTTGGTGGTATGACAAGAGTACCTAAAGTTCAACAAACTGTACAAGATATTTTTGGACGGCAACCATCCAAGGCAGTAAACCCCGATGAAGCTGTTGCTGTAGGTGCTGCTGTTCAAGGTGGTGTCCTTGCTGGGGATGTAACAGATGTTCTTCTTTTGGACGTTACCCCTCTGTCACTTG GTATTGAAACACTGGGTGGCGTTTTCACacgattaatttctcgaaataCAACGATTCCTACCAAAAAGAGTCAAGTATTCTCTACAGCTGCTGATGGTCAGACTCAAGTAGAAATCAAAGTACACCAAGGCGAACGAGAAATGGCTAGCGATAATAAACTTTTGGGACAATTTACTCTTGTTGGAATTCCACCCGCGCCTAGAGGAGTACCACAAATAGAAGTCACATTTGACATTGATGCCAATGGAATTGTTCACGTATCTGCTAGAGATAAAGGAACTGGAAAAGAACAACAAA tCGTTATTCAATCAAGTGGCGGTCTTAGTAAAGATGAAATTGAAAACATGGTGAAAAATGCTGAACAATATGCCAagcaagataaaataaaaaaagaaagagttgAAGCTGTAAATCAAGCTGAGGGAATCATTCACGATACAGAATCCAAATTGGAGGAATTTAAAGCACAATTGCCACAAGACGAA TGTGACAAACTCAGAGAATTGGTTGCAAAAATGCGAGAAACATTAGCTAAGAAAGACGATACGGAACCAGAAGAGATCAAGAGACAGACAAATGAATTACAACAAGCTAGTCTTAAGTTGTTTGAAATGGCGTATAAGAAA ATGGCCGCAGAACGAGAAGGACAAAGTCAAAATCAACATCAGCAACAGGAAGATGGGCCtgaaaagaaggaagagaagaatTAA